One Nicotiana tomentosiformis chromosome 4, ASM39032v3, whole genome shotgun sequence genomic window carries:
- the LOC138910453 gene encoding uncharacterized protein, translating to MNDVEQKRLERFGRLHPPTFSGTESEDAQDFLDRCQRMFHTAGILETIRVSFTTFQLTGATFRWWETYTRREELRKQFEYLRQEDLSVTQYEMRFSELSRYVVWLVPTEREKIRRFINGLNHQFRFVMTLGNIAGAKFNGMVYSARRLKMDSSIPSSSGSYFGSHCPPKYLPAFSENASFECGDLGHIKRYCPCLTRGSA from the exons atgaatgacgtggagcagaagagattagagaggtttgggagactccatcctccaactttcagtggaactgagtcagaggatgctcaggatttcttggacagatgcCAGCGAATGTTTCatacagcgggtattctggagaccattagggtctcatttactacttttcagctgacaggggcaaccttcagatggtgggagacttat actcgcagagaggaactgcgcaAGCAGTTTGAGTATTTACGTCAGGAGGACCTGTCCGTGACCCAATATGAGATGCGGTTTTCAGAATTGTCTCGTTatgtagtttggttggttcccactgagagggagaagatcaggaggttcattaatggcctcaaccatcagttccgttttgttatgactctgggAAATATAGCAGGTGCTAAATTCAACGGAATGGTTTACAGTGCTCGGCGGCTAAAGATG GATTCATCTATACCaagttcttctggtagttattttgGTTCTCATTGTCCACCTAAGTATTTGCCAGCGTTTTCAGAGAATGCtagttttgagtgtggagatttgggtcacataaagagatattgCCCCTGTCTTACTAGAGGGTCAGCTTAG
- the LOC104119952 gene encoding patatin-like protein 2 has product MSQTTTSAPVAVPPAQPAWGGAQAARVRPRGGGRLGGSRARFYVIPARPDVVTSDAVITDTPTIDSVLVVQDFPDIFHADLPGMPPDRDIDFGIDLVSGTQPIFIPLYRMAPAELKGQLQELLDKEFITPGVSPWGAPVLFVKMKHGFDSTDGYLNIYRKRLTYIISKCQQARVKPLMDARLSNICISISAAPTYLPAHYFQTQDKDGNFHEFNLVDGGVAANNPALVATSEVTHQIMTGNPDFFPIKPINYERFLVISIGTGSAKVEQKYNAKIASNWGILGWLLNGGSTPIVDVFTQASGDLVDLHISVVFQALQSEENYLRIQNDTLIGTDSSVDIATKENMDKLVKIGKTLLKKPVSRVNLQTGLSEQCENGGTNEETLKRFAKVLLEEKRLWDSKSPHTNKTSE; this is encoded by the exons ATGAGTCaaactacgacttcagcaccagttgctgtaccacctgcccagccagcttggggtggggctcaggcagccagagttcgcccaagagggggaggccgattaggCGGCAGTCGGgcccgattctatgttattcctgctaggccagatgtcgttacttcagatgcagtgatcacag acactcctactattgactCTGTACTGGTAGTGCAAGACTTTCCGGATATATTTCATGCAGACCtaccaggtatgccacccgatagggatattgatttcggtattgacttggtgtcgggcactcagcccatttttattcctctgtatcgtatggcaccagctgaattgaaagggcaacttcaggaacttcttgataaagagTTTATTACGCctggtgtgtcaccttggggtgcaccagttctatttgtgaaaatgaAACACG GTTTTGATTCAACTGATGGATATCTAAATATATATAGGAAAAGACTAACATATATAATTTCGAAATGCCAACAGGCCAGAGTAAAACCATTAATGGATGCTCGGCTCTCCAATATATGCATCAGCATATCAGCTGCTCCAACGTATCTTCCTGCACATTATTTCCAGACCCAAGATAAAGATGGCAACTTTCATGAGTTCAATCTTGTCGATGGTGGAGTAGCAGCTAACAATCCA GCCCTTGTTGCTACAAGCGAAGTGACCCATCAAATAATGACTGGAAACCCAGATTTCTTCCCAATCAAACCCATTAATTATGAAAGGTTTTTGGTGATATCTATAGGCACTGGATCAGCAAAAGTGGAACAGAAATATAATGCTAAAATTGCATCCAATTGGGGTATTTTGGGATGGCTTCTTAATGGAGGTTCAACTCCAATTGTGGATGTTTTTACTCAAGCCAGTGGTGATCTGGTTGATCTTCATATTTCTGTTGTTTTCCAAGCTCTTCAGTCTGAAGAAAATTACCTTCGTATTCAG AATGACACATTAATTGGAACAGACTCCTCTGTTGATATAGCAACCAAAGAGAACATGGACAAATTGGTAAAAATAGGGAAAACTTTATTGAAGAAACCAGTTTCAAGGGTAAATTTGCAAACAGGCCTATCTGAACAATGCGAAAATGGTGGCACAAATGAAGAAACTTTGAAAAG GTTTGCGAAGGTacttttagaagaaaaaagaCTCTGGGATTCCAAGTCACCTCATACAAACAAAACCTCAGAGTAG